From Streptomyces zhihengii, the proteins below share one genomic window:
- a CDS encoding MFS transporter translates to MTEPPEAPAEPAKPSVPPAAAPAAPAESGSRSPLPVAQRATLAGVAVSLLLILAIVFGSRMLKDFDSALLPYAVATVFLAFGVAYRYTVWVSSPGARRLFKEGWRSFFSAANFRRAPTALPKMIATYLGFQKFLGARSHARWAAHQLIFWGCVLAALITFPLTWGWFTFTSGTGSGPGYEMRIWGLKVLGFDALNFFGWIMFHGLDIAAVLVIPGASYFLWRRMKDRGAITGQRFAYDLVPLIALIVISVTGLLLTFSSLFLHGGGYEFLAILHMVSVVFTLIYIPFGKFFHIVQRPAAVGMQLFKYTSRQEDEDFACRRCGQPVDTTAYVENLQGTMRDLRLDFAEWAEYCPRCKRVLRGGAYLTHVKKGFK, encoded by the coding sequence GTGACCGAGCCACCAGAAGCCCCCGCCGAACCGGCGAAGCCGTCGGTCCCCCCGGCCGCCGCGCCCGCCGCCCCCGCCGAATCGGGGAGCCGCAGTCCGCTGCCCGTGGCGCAGCGGGCGACGCTCGCCGGTGTCGCCGTGTCCCTGCTGCTGATCCTCGCGATCGTCTTCGGCAGCCGGATGCTGAAGGACTTCGACTCCGCCCTGCTGCCCTATGCCGTCGCCACCGTCTTCCTCGCCTTCGGTGTCGCCTACCGCTACACGGTCTGGGTCTCCTCTCCGGGCGCGCGCCGGCTCTTCAAGGAGGGCTGGCGCAGCTTCTTCTCCGCGGCCAACTTCCGCCGGGCCCCGACGGCCCTGCCGAAGATGATCGCCACCTACCTCGGCTTCCAGAAGTTCCTCGGTGCCAGGTCCCACGCCCGCTGGGCCGCTCACCAGCTCATCTTCTGGGGCTGCGTACTCGCCGCGCTGATCACCTTCCCTCTGACGTGGGGCTGGTTCACCTTCACCTCCGGCACCGGCTCGGGCCCCGGGTACGAGATGCGCATCTGGGGCCTGAAGGTGCTGGGCTTCGACGCGCTGAACTTCTTCGGCTGGATCATGTTCCACGGCCTGGACATCGCCGCGGTCCTCGTCATCCCCGGGGCCTCCTACTTCCTGTGGCGCCGGATGAAGGACCGCGGAGCCATCACCGGCCAGCGCTTCGCCTACGACCTCGTCCCGCTGATCGCGCTCATCGTCATCTCCGTGACCGGGCTGCTGCTCACGTTCTCGTCGCTCTTCCTGCACGGCGGCGGCTACGAGTTCCTCGCGATCCTGCACATGGTGTCGGTGGTCTTCACGCTGATCTACATCCCGTTCGGCAAGTTCTTCCACATCGTCCAGCGGCCGGCCGCGGTGGGCATGCAGCTGTTCAAGTACACCTCCCGGCAGGAGGACGAGGACTTCGCCTGCCGTCGCTGCGGCCAACCCGTCGACACCACCGCCTACGTCGAGAACCTCCAGGGCACGATGCGCGACCTGCGGCTCGACTTCGCCGAATGGGCCGAGTACTGCCCCCGCTGCAAGCGCGTGCTCCGCGGCGGCGCGTACCTGACCCATGTCAAGAAGGGCTTCAAGTGA
- a CDS encoding molybdopterin oxidoreductase family protein, which produces MTAEQHRAPVPLDPSIAPPGTRNFRDAGGIPADQWHADQNGETLVPTHCCFCGVQCGMYLRVDHGGKVFGVEPRNHDINRMRLCPKGINAYQQVNHPDRLTAPLMRRSRDEPFRETSWEEALDFTVSEIRRIQDTYGKDAFGLLGGASLFSEKTYLVGKFARVALRTRHVDYNGRLCMVSAAGANKLAFGIDRAGNPFSDILLTDCLLIAGSNVGECFPVMTQYVWGARDRGASLIVIDPRETAVARTADIHVALKPGTDAAFFNAVLNVVVEEGLTDEAYLAEHATGWAEVRAKAAEYPPSRAAEICGVPAEQIVQVARTFAGAEKAMAWHARGIEHHSQGVENCLTVINLCVATGHIGRPGAGYGTITGQGNGQGGREHGQKSDLLPGGRSIMNEEHRRQICEIWGIDESDLPPAGTSMMEMVWQMQRGEIRGLIGICNNPFVSLPNYRVVKEGYDATEFHAQFDFFLSETAANAHVVFPVTTWAEDEGVMANAEARVVKHNKAQEPPPGVRTDTWVMCQLAQRLGAGDKFAFAGSREVFEELRIASAGTVNDYYGITYERLEETGGIAWPCPSTDHPGTPRLFEDGRTYHPDGKIHLQVVEWHPPMDPYSDEYPMSLTTGRTVAHFLSGNQTRRLGALVEQTPRPWVEVHPSLGFRSGDPVRVVTRRGSEVFPALVTEAIRPDTVFVPYHWPVPTSANALTIDALDPRSKIPEYKVCACRVEAGDAVDLVPAPPVAPGHTAYPETQVSRTDPLPPTAPQGRGTAERS; this is translated from the coding sequence GTGACCGCCGAGCAGCACCGGGCGCCCGTCCCCCTCGACCCGTCCATCGCGCCGCCGGGCACCCGGAACTTCCGGGACGCCGGAGGCATCCCGGCCGACCAGTGGCACGCCGACCAGAACGGCGAGACCCTGGTGCCCACCCACTGCTGCTTCTGCGGTGTCCAGTGCGGCATGTATCTCCGCGTCGACCACGGCGGCAAGGTCTTCGGCGTCGAGCCCCGCAACCACGACATCAACCGCATGCGGCTGTGCCCCAAGGGCATCAACGCCTACCAGCAGGTCAACCACCCCGACCGGCTGACCGCCCCGCTGATGCGCCGCAGCCGGGACGAACCCTTCCGGGAGACGTCCTGGGAGGAGGCGCTCGACTTCACCGTCTCGGAGATCCGGCGGATCCAGGACACCTACGGCAAGGACGCCTTCGGGCTGCTCGGCGGCGCCAGCCTGTTCTCCGAGAAGACGTATCTGGTCGGCAAGTTCGCCCGGGTCGCCCTGCGTACCCGCCATGTCGACTACAACGGCCGGCTGTGCATGGTCTCGGCCGCCGGGGCGAACAAGCTGGCCTTCGGCATCGACCGGGCCGGCAACCCCTTCTCCGACATCCTCCTCACCGACTGCCTGCTGATCGCCGGCTCCAACGTCGGCGAGTGCTTCCCCGTCATGACCCAGTACGTGTGGGGAGCCCGGGACCGCGGTGCCTCGCTGATCGTCATCGACCCGCGCGAGACGGCCGTCGCCCGCACCGCCGACATCCATGTGGCACTGAAGCCCGGCACGGACGCGGCCTTCTTCAACGCCGTGCTCAACGTCGTCGTCGAAGAGGGCCTGACCGACGAGGCGTACCTCGCCGAACACGCCACCGGCTGGGCCGAGGTCCGGGCCAAGGCGGCCGAGTACCCGCCCTCCCGGGCCGCCGAGATCTGCGGCGTCCCGGCCGAGCAGATCGTGCAGGTCGCCCGGACCTTCGCGGGCGCGGAGAAGGCCATGGCCTGGCACGCCCGCGGTATCGAGCACCACTCCCAGGGCGTGGAGAACTGCCTGACCGTCATCAACCTCTGCGTCGCCACCGGCCACATCGGCAGGCCCGGCGCCGGATACGGCACCATCACCGGCCAGGGCAACGGCCAGGGCGGCCGGGAGCACGGACAGAAGTCCGACCTGCTGCCCGGCGGCCGGTCGATCATGAACGAGGAGCACCGCCGGCAGATCTGCGAGATCTGGGGCATCGACGAGTCGGACCTCCCGCCCGCCGGCACCTCCATGATGGAGATGGTCTGGCAGATGCAGCGCGGGGAGATCCGCGGTCTGATCGGCATCTGCAACAACCCCTTCGTGTCGCTGCCCAACTACCGGGTGGTGAAGGAGGGCTACGACGCCACCGAGTTCCACGCCCAGTTCGACTTCTTCCTCTCCGAGACCGCCGCCAACGCGCATGTGGTCTTCCCCGTCACCACCTGGGCCGAGGACGAAGGCGTGATGGCGAACGCCGAGGCCCGGGTGGTCAAGCACAACAAGGCGCAGGAGCCGCCCCCGGGCGTGCGCACCGACACCTGGGTGATGTGCCAGCTCGCCCAGCGGCTCGGCGCAGGCGACAAGTTCGCCTTCGCCGGCTCCCGGGAGGTCTTCGAGGAGCTGCGGATCGCCTCCGCCGGCACGGTCAACGACTACTACGGCATCACCTACGAGCGCCTGGAGGAGACCGGGGGCATCGCCTGGCCCTGCCCGTCCACCGACCACCCCGGCACGCCCCGGCTCTTCGAGGACGGCAGGACGTACCACCCCGACGGAAAGATCCATCTCCAGGTCGTCGAGTGGCACCCCCCGATGGACCCGTACAGCGACGAGTACCCCATGTCCCTGACCACCGGCCGTACCGTCGCCCACTTCCTCTCCGGCAACCAGACCCGCCGGCTGGGAGCCCTCGTGGAGCAGACGCCGCGGCCCTGGGTGGAGGTGCACCCCTCGCTCGGCTTCCGGTCCGGAGACCCGGTGCGTGTCGTCACCCGGCGCGGCAGCGAGGTCTTCCCCGCCCTCGTCACCGAGGCCATCCGGCCGGACACGGTCTTCGTGCCCTACCACTGGCCCGTGCCGACCTCCGCGAACGCCCTCACCATCGACGCCCTGGACCCCCGTTCCAAGATTCCCGAGTACAAGGTGTGCGCCTGCCGGGTCGAGGCCGGCGACGCGGTCGACCTCGTGCCCGCGCCGCCCGTCGCGCCGGGGCACACGGCCTACCCCGAGACCCAGGTGTCCCGCACCGACCCCCTGCCGCCCACGGCCCCCCAGGGCCGGGGCACCGCCGAGAGGAGCTGA
- a CDS encoding 4Fe-4S dicluster domain-containing protein gives MMGRTIFIDPGRCIGCQACVSACRECDSHRGKSMIHLDYPDEGHTVASLPTVCMHCEDPVAPCAEVCPADAILVTADGVVQQADTTRCIGCANCVNACPFGVPKIDLQAKLQMKCNLCYDRTAYGLAPMCATVCPTGALFYGTVEELQAERPGVQVADSFTFGDVVVKTGVAMVVPADKVQWPVPGGLPIVQINGADVT, from the coding sequence ATGATGGGCAGAACGATCTTCATCGACCCCGGGCGGTGCATCGGCTGCCAGGCCTGCGTGTCCGCCTGCCGCGAGTGCGACTCGCACCGCGGCAAGTCCATGATCCACCTCGACTATCCCGACGAGGGCCACACGGTCGCCTCCCTTCCGACGGTCTGCATGCACTGCGAGGACCCGGTCGCCCCCTGCGCCGAGGTGTGTCCGGCCGACGCGATCCTGGTCACCGCCGACGGAGTGGTCCAGCAGGCCGACACCACCCGCTGCATCGGCTGCGCGAACTGTGTGAACGCCTGCCCCTTCGGGGTACCGAAGATCGACCTCCAGGCGAAGCTCCAGATGAAGTGCAACCTCTGCTACGACCGCACGGCCTACGGCCTCGCTCCCATGTGCGCCACCGTCTGCCCCACCGGCGCGCTCTTCTACGGCACGGTCGAGGAACTCCAGGCGGAGCGCCCCGGCGTCCAGGTCGCCGACTCCTTCACCTTCGGCGACGTCGTGGTGAAGACGGGCGTCGCCATGGTGGTGCCCGCGGACAAGGTCCAGTGGCCCGTGCCCGGAGGGCTGCCCATCGTCCAGATCAACGGAGCCGATGTCACATGA